CGTAGGCCTTCTTCCAGTCGCTACGCTTACCGGCGACACGACCGAAGAACTTGCGCTTGCCTTTCACGTTCAGAGTCCGAACGTTGCGCACCTTGACCTCGAACAGAGCTTCCACGGCAGCTTTGATTTCCGCTTTGGTAGCGTCTTTTGCCACTTTGAAAGCGAAGGCATTGCTACTCTCGGTCGCGTCGGTGGCCTTTTCGGAAAAGTGCGGT
This sequence is a window from Alloalcanivorax dieselolei B5. Protein-coding genes within it:
- the rplW gene encoding 50S ribosomal protein L23, encoding MNKERILKVLLAPHFSEKATDATESSNAFAFKVAKDATKAEIKAAVEALFEVKVRNVRTLNVKGKRKFFGRVAGKRSDWKKAYVSLEQGQDIDFLGAE